A genomic region of Thermodesulfobacteriota bacterium contains the following coding sequences:
- a CDS encoding ATP-binding protein, with protein MFSKRIRDLGRSLSFRLTLWYAGVFVCSTLLLLFLFYYYTAFQIIEDMDDDLGEELTEFTSILAEGGVEAVKGYMVIEVDSEVEDTFFRLLTTDGRELKMVSNISLETGQLLQAHIPPVNKNIDKAFVTVEIPDYPHRLRVLSGVIGKGLVLQVGDSFLYHDQVASIFKRLLLLAVFPLFVLSALIGWFLARQALAGVGEVALIADKIAAGDYNQRVRLKKSHLEIQILADAFNAMLDRIQALIKGMKEVTDNIAHDLRSPLARIRGKAEMTIVGDRSPADYRDMAADTVEECDNLIDMINTMLDITEAEAGVGHFEMETVAVNALVLAACELFEPIAREKGITLTTDLPGAPLFCQGDRHQLQRLITNLIENGIKYNRPGGSVRIRAGAKEGWLCIEVADTGQGIAEADLPRIFDRFYRCDPSRSEPGLGLGLSLAQAIARAAGGDIVVSSVVNEGSRFIVSLPM; from the coding sequence ATGTTCTCAAAGAGAATCCGTGATCTTGGCCGCAGTCTCTCCTTCCGCCTGACGCTCTGGTACGCCGGTGTATTTGTCTGTTCGACGCTGCTGCTGCTGTTTCTGTTTTACTATTATACCGCTTTCCAGATTATCGAGGATATGGATGACGATCTGGGCGAAGAACTGACGGAGTTCACTTCCATTCTGGCCGAAGGAGGGGTGGAGGCGGTTAAAGGTTACATGGTCATCGAAGTCGACTCCGAGGTCGAGGATACTTTTTTCCGACTGCTGACGACCGACGGCCGTGAATTGAAAATGGTCTCCAATATCTCGCTTGAGACCGGCCAATTACTTCAGGCCCATATCCCCCCGGTAAATAAAAATATCGATAAGGCATTCGTTACCGTTGAAATTCCCGACTATCCCCATCGACTGCGGGTGCTCTCCGGAGTGATCGGGAAGGGCCTGGTGCTTCAGGTCGGGGATTCTTTTTTATATCATGACCAGGTCGCGTCGATTTTCAAACGCCTGCTGCTTCTGGCGGTCTTTCCGTTGTTTGTCCTGTCCGCGCTGATCGGCTGGTTTCTTGCCCGGCAAGCTCTGGCCGGCGTGGGAGAGGTCGCCCTGATCGCCGACAAGATCGCCGCGGGAGATTACAATCAGCGGGTCCGGCTGAAAAAAAGCCATCTGGAAATACAGATACTGGCTGATGCATTTAATGCCATGCTGGACCGTATTCAGGCACTGATTAAAGGCATGAAGGAAGTTACCGATAACATCGCCCACGACTTAAGAAGTCCCCTGGCCAGGATCCGGGGAAAGGCCGAGATGACCATCGTCGGCGACCGGTCACCGGCGGATTATCGCGATATGGCCGCTGACACCGTTGAAGAATGCGACAATCTCATTGACATGATCAACACCATGCTGGACATTACCGAGGCTGAAGCCGGCGTCGGCCATTTTGAGATGGAAACGGTTGCCGTTAACGCGCTGGTTCTGGCGGCCTGCGAACTGTTCGAGCCCATTGCCAGGGAAAAGGGAATTACCCTGACGACCGACCTTCCGGGCGCGCCCCTGTTTTGTCAGGGGGACCGTCACCAGCTTCAGCGTCTGATCACCAATCTGATTGAAAACGGCATTAAATACAACCGTCCCGGCGGCAGCGTCAGGATCAGGGCCGGCGCCAAAGAAGGGTGGCTGTGTATCGAGGTCGCCGATACCGGTCAGGGAATAGCAGAAGCGGATCTGCCCAGAATCTTCGATCGCTTTTATCGATGTGATCCCAGCCGTTCAGAACCCGGCCTTGGCCTCGGCTTGAGCCTGGCCCAGGCCATTGCCCGTGCGGCCGGCGGCGACATCGTTGTCAGCAGCGTCGTTAATGAAGGCAGCCGGTTTATCGTCAGTCTGCCCATGTAG
- a CDS encoding 2-oxoacid:acceptor oxidoreductase subunit alpha, translating to MKPSVLTGEHFINGDFACAEGAIAAGCKFFGAYPITPATEVAERMSERLPDVGGTFVQMEDEIAAMTSILGAAWTGVKTMTATSGPGFSLMMETVGLAVVTETPCVVVNIQRAGPSTGLPTMGAQADMMQVRWGSHGDYEIIAIAPSSPQEMFDLTIEAFNLSETYRVPVFIMSDEIVGHMSEKVVIPAAQTVKTVDRKKPTGRKKGYLPYHPDENGVPPMPAIGDGYNIHVTGLTHDERGYPVMSVEAQKDMVTRLVNKIRRNRDKIIRTEGYLLKDAEIIIVSYGVSARTSYTAVDEARRLGIKAGLLRLITVWPFPDDTIRKLAEKARGFVTVEINMGQISREVERCAGGKAPCHLVGHTGGTVITPDEVINLIKEAF from the coding sequence ATGAAACCATCCGTCCTAACCGGAGAGCACTTTATCAACGGTGATTTTGCCTGCGCCGAAGGCGCTATTGCCGCGGGCTGCAAGTTTTTCGGGGCCTATCCCATCACCCCGGCCACGGAAGTGGCCGAGCGCATGTCCGAGCGGCTGCCGGATGTGGGCGGCACCTTTGTCCAGATGGAGGACGAAATCGCCGCCATGACCTCCATCCTGGGGGCCGCCTGGACCGGCGTCAAGACCATGACCGCCACCTCGGGCCCGGGCTTCAGCCTGATGATGGAAACCGTGGGCCTGGCCGTGGTCACCGAAACCCCCTGCGTGGTGGTCAACATCCAGCGCGCCGGTCCTTCCACCGGTCTGCCCACCATGGGCGCCCAGGCCGACATGATGCAGGTCCGCTGGGGCTCCCACGGGGACTATGAGATCATCGCCATCGCGCCCTCTTCGCCCCAGGAGATGTTCGACCTGACCATCGAAGCCTTCAACCTGAGCGAAACCTATCGGGTGCCGGTTTTCATCATGTCCGACGAGATCGTGGGCCACATGAGCGAAAAGGTCGTCATTCCGGCGGCCCAGACCGTGAAAACCGTGGACCGCAAGAAACCAACCGGCCGCAAAAAAGGCTACCTGCCCTATCATCCCGACGAGAACGGCGTGCCGCCCATGCCGGCCATCGGCGACGGCTACAATATCCATGTCACCGGTCTGACCCACGACGAGCGGGGCTACCCGGTCATGTCCGTGGAGGCCCAGAAGGATATGGTCACCCGCCTGGTGAACAAGATCCGCCGTAACCGGGACAAGATCATCCGCACGGAAGGCTACCTGTTAAAAGACGCCGAAATCATTATTGTCTCCTACGGCGTTTCGGCCCGGACCAGCTACACGGCCGTGGACGAGGCCCGCAGGCTGGGCATCAAGGCCGGTCTGCTGCGGCTGATCACCGTCTGGCCTTTCCCGGACGACACCATCCGCAAGCTGGCGGAAAAAGCCAGAGGCTTTGTGACCGTGGAAATCAACATGGGGCAGATCAGCCGCGAAGTGGAGCGCTGCGCCGGCGGCAAGGCCCCCTGCCACCTGGTCGGCCACACCGGCGGAACAGTCATAACGCCTGATGAAGTCATCAACCTGATCAAAGAGGCATTTTAA
- a CDS encoding DUF1573 domain-containing protein, with translation MRQLKWIGLLLALMMVNLPAAAAEEGTPPAVPVATFQEITHVFPATLEGVDVSHDFVIRNTGGAPLMIDDVQTYCGCVSASFQGGIPAGGEGAITIKLSTSGYGGRTVVQKADVLTNDPVNKAIRLTIQCPVDRFAESNPNMVVFKGPLGFVMKQQVQIIPGEKYPFKITGSKARDGKYIRFELKQATLEGRAAYIIDVENTKTDVGTYQDFILLETDNSVQPLLKLKVFGDIYDPAKISTDVSAPTGTKQ, from the coding sequence ATGCGGCAATTGAAATGGATCGGTTTATTACTGGCGTTAATGATGGTGAACCTGCCTGCTGCCGCTGCGGAAGAGGGAACCCCGCCGGCCGTACCGGTAGCGACGTTTCAGGAAATCACGCATGTCTTTCCGGCGACTCTGGAAGGAGTGGATGTCAGCCACGATTTTGTCATCCGCAACACGGGCGGCGCGCCGTTGATGATCGATGACGTCCAGACCTATTGCGGCTGCGTCAGCGCCTCTTTTCAGGGGGGTATTCCCGCGGGTGGCGAAGGCGCCATTACCATCAAGTTGAGCACCAGCGGATATGGCGGCCGCACCGTTGTCCAGAAAGCCGATGTCTTGACCAATGATCCGGTGAACAAGGCGATTCGCCTTACCATTCAGTGCCCGGTGGATCGGTTCGCGGAAAGCAACCCCAACATGGTTGTCTTCAAGGGACCCCTGGGTTTTGTCATGAAGCAGCAGGTCCAGATTATTCCCGGCGAAAAATACCCCTTTAAAATCACCGGTTCAAAAGCACGGGACGGCAAATATATCCGGTTTGAACTAAAGCAAGCAACGCTGGAGGGAAGAGCCGCTTATATCATCGATGTGGAAAACACCAAAACGGATGTCGGTACCTATCAGGATTTTATCCTTCTTGAAACCGACAACAGCGTCCAGCCCCTGCTGAAGCTCAAGGTATTCGGCGATATCTACGACCCGGCGAAGATATCAACGGATGTCTCCGCCCCGACCGGCACCAAACAGTAG
- a CDS encoding isoprenylcysteine carboxylmethyltransferase family protein, translated as MLLNQKITLQGEVLFRRRGTYLSLIAVPILIIAFYQYRHPFGGDPAGLIWTITCLAVSLTGLSLRIFTAGCRPRRTSGRNKKKGQVADALNTSGAYSLTRNPLYLANFIVILGVVMYFFLWWLVVMYALAFWLYYERIIMAEENFLKNKFGDEYIQWAETTPVFFPAFRNWRPPVLPFSWKTALKAEYQTLSLTVVVFIALEVVSHFRTGQNFLAEPAWIGLMAVTLIFFTTVRYIHKRTRFLRVPGR; from the coding sequence ATGCTGTTGAACCAGAAGATTACCCTTCAGGGAGAAGTTTTGTTCCGGAGACGGGGGACCTACCTCTCTCTCATAGCCGTTCCAATCCTGATAATAGCTTTTTATCAATATCGGCATCCTTTCGGCGGCGATCCCGCCGGTCTGATCTGGACTATCACCTGTTTGGCCGTTTCGCTGACCGGCCTGTCGCTGCGAATTTTTACAGCCGGCTGCCGTCCCAGGCGGACGTCCGGGCGAAACAAGAAAAAAGGCCAGGTGGCCGACGCGCTGAACACATCCGGCGCCTACTCGCTGACGCGGAACCCCCTCTATCTCGCCAATTTCATCGTCATCCTGGGCGTGGTCATGTATTTTTTCCTTTGGTGGCTGGTGGTAATGTACGCCCTGGCGTTCTGGCTCTATTACGAACGCATTATCATGGCGGAAGAAAACTTTCTGAAAAACAAATTCGGAGATGAATATATTCAGTGGGCCGAAACCACCCCTGTTTTTTTTCCGGCCTTCCGCAACTGGCGTCCACCGGTCCTGCCCTTTTCCTGGAAAACCGCCCTGAAGGCCGAGTATCAGACCCTATCGTTAACCGTCGTAGTTTTTATTGCGCTGGAAGTTGTGAGTCATTTCCGCACGGGGCAAAATTTTCTGGCTGAACCGGCCTGGATTGGCCTTATGGCCGTAACGCTGATTTTTTTCACAACCGTAAGATATATTCACAAACGCACGCGCTTTCTGCGCGTGCCCGGCCGATAA
- a CDS encoding 4Fe-4S dicluster domain-containing protein: protein MKYWREPLDSNEIVVSRGKVIIIADRCKGCGYCIEFCPREVLAFSPDYNIKGYHPPVVRNDDCLNCHYCELLCPEFAIYSVEDPLPPAADAHSET, encoded by the coding sequence ATGAAATACTGGCGTGAGCCTCTGGATTCAAATGAAATCGTCGTGTCCAGGGGAAAAGTGATCATTATCGCGGATCGATGCAAGGGTTGCGGGTACTGCATCGAATTCTGCCCCCGGGAGGTGCTGGCGTTCTCCCCGGACTACAATATAAAAGGATACCATCCGCCGGTGGTCAGGAATGATGACTGCCTGAACTGCCATTACTGTGAACTGCTGTGTCCGGAATTCGCCATCTACTCGGTGGAAGACCCCCTGCCGCCGGCGGCGGACGCCCATTCTGAAACTTAA
- a CDS encoding winged helix-turn-helix domain-containing protein, whose product MRLLLVEDDAKIVEFVSQGLKEAGFAVDCLNNGEDGLHMALTETYDAAVIDLMLPRLDGLTLIETMRAQAVNTPVLILSARRTVDDRVRGLQSGGDDYLIKPFAFSELLARLHALIRRASGAASPTSLMVADLILDIRTRRVERGGTRIELQPLEFSLLEYLMRNAGQVISKTMIMEHVWDYNFNPRTNVVEARICRLREKIDSGFDNKLIHTIRGVGYVLKENP is encoded by the coding sequence ATGCGATTGCTGCTGGTTGAAGACGACGCCAAAATAGTCGAATTCGTCAGCCAGGGATTGAAAGAGGCCGGTTTTGCGGTTGATTGCCTGAACAATGGTGAAGACGGGCTGCATATGGCCCTGACCGAAACCTACGACGCGGCCGTCATCGACCTGATGCTGCCGAGATTAGACGGACTGACCCTGATAGAAACCATGCGAGCTCAGGCCGTTAATACCCCGGTCCTGATTTTGAGCGCCAGGAGAACCGTGGATGATCGTGTTCGCGGCTTGCAGAGCGGCGGCGACGACTATCTGATCAAGCCGTTCGCTTTTTCAGAACTGCTGGCCCGCCTCCATGCTCTGATTCGGCGGGCCAGCGGCGCGGCCTCCCCGACCAGCCTGATGGTGGCCGATCTGATCCTGGATATCCGGACCCGCCGGGTTGAACGCGGCGGAACTCGCATCGAGTTGCAGCCGCTTGAATTTTCCCTGCTGGAATACCTGATGCGTAACGCCGGACAGGTGATTTCCAAAACCATGATCATGGAACATGTCTGGGATTATAATTTCAACCCCCGGACCAACGTCGTGGAAGCCCGGATATGCCGTTTGCGGGAAAAGATCGACAGCGGTTTTGACAACAAACTCATCCATACCATCCGCGGGGTCGGTTATGTTCTCAAAGAGAATCCGTGA
- a CDS encoding thiamine pyrophosphate-dependent enzyme → MGAKKQPVHPLEDLIRVDRLPHIWCPGCGVGSVFSSCLEAIKATGIDYRKFTMVSGIGCSGRGAGYINLDSFHTTHGRAIPFASGIKMAKPDLNVIVFSGDGDLFAIGGNHFIHAARRNTDITVICINNLIYGMTGGQVAATTPNRAKTATTPYGNPETPFNLPLLAAASGATYVARWTMIHVRDLIHSIMEALNHHGFAFIEVLSPCPINYGRRNKEPSTQTLKNFQDKTIIKNGADPATLSMSVAEGITLGKFVHKEMPTQDECYAKVCLGEK, encoded by the coding sequence ATGGGCGCCAAAAAACAACCGGTGCATCCGCTGGAAGATCTTATCCGCGTGGACCGACTTCCCCACATCTGGTGTCCGGGATGCGGGGTTGGCTCGGTTTTTTCAAGCTGCCTTGAGGCTATCAAAGCCACCGGCATCGACTATCGTAAATTCACCATGGTCTCCGGCATCGGCTGCTCCGGAAGGGGCGCGGGTTACATCAACCTGGACTCCTTCCACACCACCCACGGCCGCGCCATCCCTTTTGCCAGCGGCATCAAGATGGCCAAACCGGACTTGAACGTCATTGTTTTCTCCGGCGACGGGGACCTGTTCGCCATCGGCGGCAACCATTTTATTCACGCCGCCCGTCGCAACACGGACATCACCGTCATCTGCATCAACAACCTGATTTACGGCATGACCGGCGGCCAGGTGGCGGCCACCACGCCCAACCGGGCCAAGACCGCCACCACGCCCTACGGCAACCCGGAGACGCCCTTCAACCTGCCGCTGCTGGCGGCCGCTTCGGGCGCGACCTACGTGGCCCGGTGGACCATGATTCACGTCCGGGACCTGATTCATTCGATCATGGAGGCGCTCAACCATCACGGCTTTGCCTTCATTGAGGTGCTCTCGCCCTGCCCCATCAACTACGGCCGGCGGAACAAGGAGCCCTCGACCCAGACGCTGAAAAATTTCCAGGACAAAACCATCATCAAAAACGGCGCCGACCCGGCCACCCTGAGCATGAGCGTTGCCGAAGGCATCACCCTGGGCAAATTCGTCCACAA
- a CDS encoding CsgG/HfaB family protein, producing MKKWFAAALCVMVLVLVSSGFAADKPRLGVLRFTNNTSAGWWTGSTGTELADMLSAELVAMESFSVLERQEIDAVLGEQDLGASGRVNSQTKAKMGKLKGAQYLVAATVSAFESDTSGTGGGINIKGISLGGEREKAYIAVDLKLIDVNTGEISIARTVEATAKSGGLNVGLSKNSFSGNLGGYSKTPTGKAIRACIIEISEFVECALVKGKDDSCMQEYKEKEAARKTKTKGAIDLDD from the coding sequence ATGAAAAAATGGTTTGCCGCTGCTCTGTGTGTCATGGTTTTAGTGCTGGTATCGTCCGGTTTTGCCGCTGACAAGCCGCGTTTGGGGGTCTTAAGATTCACCAACAACACCAGCGCCGGCTGGTGGACCGGGTCCACGGGTACCGAGCTGGCGGACATGCTGTCGGCTGAACTCGTAGCCATGGAATCTTTTTCCGTGCTGGAAAGACAGGAGATCGATGCCGTCCTGGGCGAACAGGATCTGGGCGCATCCGGCCGGGTCAACAGCCAGACCAAGGCCAAGATGGGCAAATTAAAAGGCGCCCAGTACCTGGTCGCGGCCACCGTTTCCGCCTTTGAGTCGGACACCAGCGGTACCGGCGGCGGAATCAATATCAAGGGCATCTCCCTGGGCGGGGAGAGGGAAAAGGCTTACATTGCCGTGGACCTGAAGCTGATCGACGTGAACACCGGCGAGATCTCCATTGCCAGGACGGTGGAGGCGACTGCCAAGTCCGGCGGGTTGAACGTGGGCTTGAGCAAGAATTCCTTCTCCGGCAACCTGGGCGGCTACTCCAAAACCCCGACCGGCAAGGCCATCCGCGCCTGCATCATTGAAATCTCCGAATTCGTGGAGTGCGCCCTGGTCAAAGGCAAAGACGATTCGTGCATGCAGGAGTACAAGGAAAAGGAAGCCGCCCGCAAGACCAAAACCAAGGGGGCGATTGATTTAGACGACTAA